A section of the Neofelis nebulosa isolate mNeoNeb1 chromosome 12, mNeoNeb1.pri, whole genome shotgun sequence genome encodes:
- the CER1 gene encoding cerberus: MGLLFLRLLVLLPLGKAAPHRDGRQSQTSVSPALLERSRRELPVGNHEEAEEKPDLFVAVPHLIGAREGQRQREKMLSRFGRFWKKPEREAPPSRDSVSGPFLSGTRALAQPRDGMQMEKSPLREEAKRFWHHFMFRTGPASQGIILPIKSHEVHQETCRTVPFSQTITHEDCEKVVVQNNLCFGKCGSVRFPGAAQHPHMFCSHCSPAKFTTMHLQLNCTGLSPVVKVVMLVEECQCKTKTEHEHEPLLQAGSQAEFHAQDPFIPGFST, translated from the exons ATGGGTCTCCTCTTCCTTCGGCTGCTGGTGCTCCTGCCTCTAGGGAAGGCTGCGCCACACCGGGATGGCCGCCAGAGTCAGACTTCTGTTTCCCCCGCCCTCCTAGAAAGGAGTCGCAGAGAGCTCCCCGTGGGCAACCACGAGGAAGCTGAGGAGAAGCCGGATCTTTTCGTTGCAGTGCCACACCTGATAGGTGCCAGGGAaggccagaggcagagggagaagatgcTGTCCAGGTTTGGCAGGTTCTGGAAGAAGCCCGAGCGAGAAGCGCCCCCATCCCGGGACTCGGTCAGTGGGCCCTTCCTGTCTGGGACCCGGGCCCTCGCCCAGCCCAGAGACGGGATGCAAATGGAGAAATCTCCTCTTCGGGAAGAAGCCAAGAGATTCTGGCACCACTTCATGTTCAGAACGGGCCCAGCTTCTCAGGGGATCATCCTGCCCATCAAAAGCCATGAAGTACATCAGGAGACATGTAGGACAGTGCCCTTCAGCCAG ACGATCACCCATGAAGACTGTGAGAAAGTAGTCGTACAGAACAACCTCTGCTTTGGGAAATGTGGGTCTGTTCGTTTTCCTGGAGCTGCGCAGCACCCCCACATGTTCTGTTCCCACTGCTCACCTGCCAAGTTCACCACGATGCACTTGCAGCTGAACTGCACTGGCCTTTCCCCCGTGGTCAAGGTGGTGATGCTGGTGGAGGAGTGCCAGTGCAAGACGAAGACCGAGCATGAGCATGAacccctcctccaggcaggctCCCAGGCGGAGTTCCATGCACAGGATCCCTTCATCCCAGGATTTTCCACTTAA